The Mus musculus strain C57BL/6J chromosome 16, GRCm38.p6 C57BL/6J DNA window ggcagtgTCTGCAGTCATGGGCATGTGAACTGCAGATGCTCTCTGATAGCAGGATTTCTAGTTCTGCTGTCTTGCCATGCAGCGCACAAGGAGAAGCAGTAATAGCTTCATAGTGAAATACAGCCCACTGGTCATGCTAACGTAGCCCAAGCTGCAGTGTCCCACCAGGCTTGAGTGGGCCTCTTGGAAACTGAGAGGCAGCTGAGCATCGTGGTTAGAAGCTCTGGCTTGGTGTGAAACAGATGTCAGCCCAAATTCTGGCTCCATCTCTGTTGTGTCCTTGGAAAGCTCCTTAACTattttcctcaatttctccaCCTAAAAACTGAGAacaataaaatactatttctGCATGAATCAATATTGAAAATAAACTAAGAATTCTTATGAATTACTTAGCATAATACTGAGTGTTCAGTGACTACTACCTGTAACAGTTTGGGGGGAGGGCTAAGGATGTCACTCAGTTCATTAAGTTCTTGTCTAGCTTGTAGGAAGCtgagggttcaattcctagtatcaTGTAAATTGCAAATAGTCCATATTTCACATAAATCTGAATCCCAGTGATCCAGAAGTAGAAGTGTCAAGTTTCAAACCTGGAACCAATGGCTGAGGTGCCTACTTAACATATcaaagttgggctggagagatggctcagcagttaagagcactgactgctcttctgaaggtcctgagttcaaatcccagcaaccacatggtggctcacaaccatctgtaatgtcttctgatgccctcttctggtgcatctgaagacagctaaagtgtacttaaatataataataaataaatctttaggccagagcaagcagaggtcctgaattctaattcccagcaactacatgatggctcacaactacagtgtactcatatacattcattaaataaataaataaataaatattttatgcattcattcattcatctggtACTAAAACCCAGGAGAAGAAAGATCAGAATTTCAATGCCATTCTCAACTACATAGGCAGCctatctaaaaagaaaacactttaatttttttctctttaatgtctttctctttttttctttttgagtgtgatttcactatgtagcccaggctggcctggaacttagagacctacctgcctctgcctcctcagtgctgggattaaaggtgcctgCAACCCAGCCCAGCCTGTTTATGATTTTTGAGGCATGGTTACGATAcatgggctggcctggaacttactatgtagatgaggctggctttgaattcctaATCTCATCATTCTATGATATTGATAAATAAGAATTGGAAGCAGTCTGGATACCAAGAAAGTGAGATCCCTTTATGGAACCTGCCAAGAGCTGCTATCTAGCCCCATTCTTAGCCCAAGATGGGCTACTGGAAGACCTGCAAAAGAGCACTTTCTTTCAAAGCAATGTAAATTGGGCTGTCCTCCCTCTCCTTGACCCTGCCCTCTTAGAGACTgcattcttttgttgttatttttgaaacagggtcatactttagcccaggctgacctccaactcagagtccacctgcctctgcctcctaaatgctgggattaaagttatgagACTATGCCTAGCTTAGAGATTGCATTGTAGATAATTTACTCCAAATTTCCCTGCACCCCATCCCCAACTCCCAAGGCACGGATtatttctcagctcttctgagtcAGTGTCTTTGAAATTCTTGGCAGACTCACCTCAGGTAGGGTCTGTTGCCTGTGTGATGCTAGTTTGTCCCTCTCTCTGCTATATGATAGTTGTAAGTCTACATTTAATCTTCCCAGCAGGCacttaaagacaaaaccaaagctgggcagtggtggcacaagcctttaatcacagcatccGGGAGGCAAAGGGGTGGGCAGATCTCGGAAtccaagaccagcctgttctacagagtgagttccagaacagccaggactacacagagaaaacctgtctcaaaaaaacaaaaacaaaaaaaagcaaaaccacccAGAGTCtcttatagcctaggctggctttgcaTTTGCTTAGCTAAGAGTGACTCCTGATCCTCTccctgggactacaggcatgtaaTACTACACACTACTACATTCGATTTATGTGGCCTTGAGGAgacaacccagggcttcatgcatgctaggaaaGTACTCTATTCATTTAGCTACTTCTGCAGAGCATGCATTATTTCTCAGCAGAGACCAAACTGGAGTGTCCAATACATACATTTAGTACAATGGATCAGCTTCACTGCATGTCCCCGTCTAGTCTTCCCTTAGTTTATTAATTCTGCCTTGGACATCAGTGTAAGATTATAATCCCTAACAGGACATCTTCTAGGGTTCCAAGATCCTCTTACTTGTTAGAGATACCTTAAATGTAATAGTGTTATGCTCCTAATGATGCCAATATTATATACATTCTGAGTCTGAGGAAACTGAAGCCCTAGGAATCAGATGCTTTTCTTTGTAACTGGGAAAGTCAAATCCAAATCTTTGAACTCCTGAATTCCAAGCTCCTTCAGCAACTCCACAGATGTTTGTAGCTCTTAAATTTAGTACATTGCATCTGTGTAGGCTAACTACTGATTGTCCTTGTCATTCTCTTAAACAGGAAACCCAAGTTCTTGGTACTGAAACAACTTACCCTAGTCCACAtagctgagaaagaaagagacacttTGTGTCCAAGTTTGTGTTATTCCAAAACTCTCTCCAACACTCTTCTATGCTGTGTTGCTTTAAGAACTTGGTGCGGTGGTGGCACAGAGgcggaggtggaggtggaggcagaggcaggcagatttctgagttcgaggccagcctggtttacagagtgagttccaggacagtccagactacacagagaaaccctgcctcaaaaaaaaaaaaaaaaaaaaaaaaaacaacaactaaacaaaacaaaacaaaacaaaaaaaccaagaacttGGTGCAgctaaccaggcagtggtggtgattgcctttaatcccagcacttggggagccgaggcagacagatttctgagttggaggccagcctggtctatatagaaaaacccttctcgaaaggaaaggaaaggaaaggaaaggaaaggaaaggaaaggaaaggaaaggaaaggaaaggaaaggaaaggaaaggacaggacagggaaaagaaaagaacttggTACAGTGTCAGGTGCAGGGGATGAATGGAGAGAAAACAGGCTGAATAGTGGATAAATAACTGGAAGGTGAGAACCAAAACTAACCTAGCTCTTTTGCTACCCATCCTACCCATGGCAGGTTGCGGGAACAGTGCCTTGAGCTATGAGCTGTTCCTTGGAGGCTTCCCTAATGTGACCAGTGTGGATTACTCTCCAGTAGTGGTGGCAGCCATGCAAGTTCGCTATGCCCATGTACCCAGTCTACGCTGGGAGACCATGGATGTTCGAGCACTGGACTTCCCTAGTGGGTCTTTTGATGTTGTCCTCGAGAAGGGTACTCTGGATGCCATGCTGGCTGGGGAGCCAGATCCCTGGAATGTATCTTCTGAAGGTGTCCACACTGTGGACCAGGTGCTGAGTGAGGTGAGGAAGCAGCAAGACAGCAGACCAAGATGCCTGCAGGGAGAAGGGGTTGAACTCTCAGACATTGGACAAATTCAGCAATCAGAAAATGAGGTTTGGAGCAGGTTCTCTTAAAAGTATGGATTTCTAAAGAACAGGGGAGACTGGAATGACCAAGGCTCACAAAGGCCAATCAATGGTTAGATAGTAGCTTGACATAGGGAAGAAGTGGGAGCCAGGTCCCAGACCAGTGAGACAGATTGAGAAAGTGAGTAGTTGATAGGAAAGCAGTGTCTCCTGGATGAATGTCTTCCCTGTCTAGAACCCAACCTTATATAGAACAACCAAAGGCAGAGGGTGGCTTAGTCTATCACAGAAAGCCAGAAAGAACTATTGGATATAGAGTATTATCTGAGGCTTGATTAGATCATTATGGGTTGTACTGACCTTTGAGGACCTGGAGATGATTCTGCACTGATGGTTTCTCTGTCTGCCTTGCAGGTAAGCCGGTTGCTAGTTCCTGGAGGCCGATTCATCTCAATGACTTCTGCAGGTCCCCACTTTAGGATCAGACACTATGCTCAATCCCGTTATGACTGGTCACTGAGGCATACAACCTATAGCAGTGGTTTTCATTTCCACTTTTACATCATGCATAAGGGCAGAGCGCTCAGTGTGTCCCAGCTGGCCCTGGGGGCCCAAATCCTCTCATCCCCcagccctcctgcctcaccctgctTCCTCCAAGACTCAGACAACGAGGACTTCCTCAGTGCCATTCAGCTGTGAGACTGGAAGTGTGATCTCCAAGTCCTCCCTGCCTTTGTGCATTAGGCTCCTAGGGAGTTGGAATTCCCAGTTTGGGGCTGGGGATTGGTTGCTGGGTACTCAAATCCAGAGGTCTTGTGCATAAAACAGTGCCAGTGGGATCAAGCCCATGTGAACCAATACAGTGTGAGTCCAACTAAATCCCAGATCCCAGGTTTCTGGCTTCTAGGATTTTTATTTCTACAGAGTTTCCCCACCTCCTCCATGTGACTTTATCTTTAGGGGCAAAGCTCAACACATGCTCCTCTGCTCATCCAACCTGCATTAAT harbors:
- the Eef1akmt4 gene encoding EEF1A lysine methyltransferase 4 yields the protein MASPRTPVSPPELPEKNFQYRQVQYWDQRYKDAADSGPYEWFGDFASFRALLEPELCPEDRILVLGCGNSALSYELFLGGFPNVTSVDYSPVVVAAMQVRYAHVPSLRWETMDVRALDFPSGSFDVVLEKGTLDAMLAGEPDPWNVSSEGVHTVDQVLSEVSRLLVPGGRFISMTSAGPHFRIRHYAQSRYDWSLRHTTYSSGFHFHFYIMHKGRALSVSQLALGAQILSSPSPPASPCFLQDSDNEDFLSAIQL